The genomic interval CGATCGTCTTCGACCGACCGTGGGCCAGGGCGCTCGCGAGCTTGTTGCGCGAGAACCCCAGCGCCTCGATCGCCTCGAGCACCCGCTCTCGCTTTTCCTGGCTCACGATCGCCGGACGATTCAGCACGTTCGAAACGGTTCCCGTCGAGACGCCCGCGCGCTTGGCCACATCCAAGATGCTCGGGCGGATCGGCCCGTCGGCACCGGGTCTGCGCGGAGAATCGGACACTGACAGGCCCTCCTCGGGTGCGGTAGCGCGGCCGGCCGCTCGAATCGGCGGCCGATCGCCGGCCGTTTCGCGGATCTGACGGCAATCCTTGCACCCCCGTCGCGCCGCTGCGAATGCCGGCGCAGCCACGGCTTGGCCAGGCGGAGTTGATCCGGCCCGTCGTCGTGTCGGTGCTCGGTCTCTGAGGTATTGCTCCGACAAGCCCGGTACGCGCCGGGGCCGGCGCTGTCAAGCCATCGACGCGACCGCCTCGAAGCGGCGAGAGTGTGACGATGACCGGACTCGCAGTCATTCTGCTCATCATCGGAATCGTCCTCCTCCTCCTCGGCGTCTTCGTCGCGGCGGCGAAGTTCCTCCTCTGGATCGGCATCGTCATCGTGGTGATCGCCGTCATCGTCTGGCTGATGAAGTACATCCGCCGCTCGACCTGATCCCTTCGCTTCACGCACCCGGCCTCCTAGACTGGCGGCCGTGGGCACGACCGAGGCGGACGCGGTGCAGGACATCCGCTTCGCGCGCTCGGCCGACGGCGTCGGGATCGCCTACGCCGTTCACGGCTCGGGACCGCCGCTGCTGATCGACGCGTGCTGGCTGAGCCACCTCCAGTTCGACTGGCAGAGCCCGGTGTGGCGTCACTTCCTGGTCGAGCTCGGTCGAGTCGCCACCGTCATCCGGTATGACGAGCGCGGACACGGTCTGTCGGACCGCGGTGTCACGGATCACAGCCTGCAGGCTCGGGTCGCGGATCTCGAGGCTGTCGCCGACGACGCGGGATTCGACCGATTCGCCCTGATGGCGATGGCGCAGGGCGGGCCGGTGGCGATCGAGTACGCCGTGCGGCATCCAGCGCGACTCACGCGCCTGATCTTCTACGCAAGCCACGCCGGAGTGCCCCAGGGGGCGTCGCAGGACCAGCTCGAGCTGGATGAGGCGTTCCAGTCGCTGATCAAGGTGGGCTGGGCGCGGCCGACATCCGAGTTCCGTCGCGTCTTCACGAGCATGATGATCCCCGACGGCACCGAAGAGCAGATGAAGTGGATCGACGACCTGCAGGTGATGGCCGTCGATGCGGAGACTGCGGCGCTCGCCCGGTCGCAACGCCAGTTGACCGACTCGAGTGACCGCCTGCCCGAGCTCGACCTGCCGACGCTCGTGGTGCACAGTCGGGGCGACCGCATGGTCGACTTCGCGCGCGCACGGCACCTGGCATCCAATATCGCGGGCGCGCGACTTGTGGCGCTCGACAGCGAGAACCACATCGTGCTGGCGGATGAGCCCGCGTGGCCCGTGTTCCTCCGCGAGGTGACGGACTTCCTCGCGCCTGACCGCGTCTCCGGCGGCGTGGAGTCGACCGCCGAGGATGTCACGGACGTGCTGTCGCCGCGTGAGCTCGACATCCTGCGGCTTGCCGCCGAAGGCCTCGACAACGATGCCATCGCGGGCGAGCTGGTGCTGTCGGTGCGAACCGTGGAGCGGCACCTGCAGAATGCGTACGCCAAGCTCGGACTGCAGGGCCGGACTGCGCGCACGGCGGCGGTCGCGCGGCTGCTCTCGCACACCTGACCGACTACGCGTCAGCCGCCATCGCCCCGCGTCACACGGGTGAGGATTGCGCGCTGGCGCCGATGTGGCGGGGTACGGGTCGTTTCTACGGTTGCGGTATCAACCACCGACCGGAGGAATCATGTCCACCACAACCACCACCTCGCCGCGGATCACGGCGACGCCCGAAGACCGGGCGCTGAAGGCCAAGCACGCCGCCATGTGGGCGAGCGGCAGCTACCGCACCGTCGTCGAGGATGTCGTCGGCTCGCTCGGCGGCATCCTCGTCGACACCGTCGACGTGCGGCCGGGACAGCGTGTACTCGACGTCGCCGCCGGCACCGGAACGTCGGCCATTCCGGCCGCGCGTCGGGGCGCCGACGTGGTCGCGACCGACCTGACACCCGAGCTGCTCGACGTGGGCCGCGCGGCGACTGCCGCCGAGGGCCTCGACATCACGTGGCAGACCGCGGACGCCGAGGCGCTCCCTTTCGCCGATGCCGAGTTCGATGTCGTGCTGTCGAGCATCGGCGTGATGTTCGCGCCTCACCATCAGCTCGCCGCGGATGAGCTCGTGCGTGTCACGCGCTCGGGCGGCACGATCGGCGTGCTCAGTTGGACACCGGAAGGCTTCATCGGCCAGATGTTCGCCGCCATGAAGCCCTACGCGCCGGCGCCGCCTCCCGGAGCATCGCCGGCGCCGCTGTGGGGTCGCGCCGACCACGTGCGCGCACTGTTCGGCGACGAGGTGACCGACCTCGTGGCCCGCCAACAGGCACTGCGTGTGGAGCGGTTCGCCGACGGCGCGGAGTTCCGCGACTTCTTCAAGGCCAACTACGGCCCGACGATTGCGGTATACCGCTTCCTCGCGGACGACCCCGAGAAGGTCGCCGCACTCGACGCCGACCTCGCCGCGCTGGGTGACCGGTTCCTCGCGGACGGCGCAATGGCCTGGGAGTACCTGCTGGTGACGGGTCGGCGCAGCTGACGCACTGGCCAGGGCACATCGGGACGCAACGAGACGGATCGGATCGCTTCGGCGGTCCGGTCCGTCTCGTGTGCGGCGTCTTGGAGGCTTGGACAGGCTCAACGACCGATGCTCGGCCTCGGCCGGTCCAGGTTTCGCCGGAATCAGGCGTGCAGAACCTGCGCTTCCTGGACCGCGGGATGATCAGTGACGTCGAGCGCGTGCGGCCGGTCCAGGTTTCGCCGGAATCAGGCGTGCAGAACCTGCGCTTCCTGGACCGCGGGATGATCAGCGACGTCGAGCGCGCGCGGCCGGTCCAGGTTTCGCCGGAATCAGGCGTGCAGAACCTGCGCTTCCTGGACCGCGCCCTATTGAGAGCGGTGCTCGGCCCCGTCGTATGGCGCGGATGTCGGGACCGCCCGCGGACGTGGTGACCCGAGCCGAGAAGGGCAGCACTGACTAGAAGGCGGCGGCTCCTGCTTCGGCCACCGAGTGGTCCTGTTCGCCCGACCCGCCGCTCACCCCGACGGCGCCGACGACCTCACCGTCGCGAGAGAGCGGGATGCCGCCCGCGAAGATCGCGACCTTGCCGCCGTTGGTGGTGTGGATGCCGAAGAACTGCTGCGTAGGCTGCGAGTTGTCGCCGAGGTCCTTGGTGGTGATGTCGAAGGCTCTCGAGGTCCAGGCCTTGTTGATCGAGATGTTGACGCTGCCGATCCAGGCGCCGTCTTGGCGCACATGGGCGACGAGGTTTCCCCCGGAGTCGACGACGGCGATGTTCATGGGCTGACCGATCTCGTCGGCCTTCTTCTCGGCGGCGGCGATGACGCGACGAGCGTCTTCGAGGGTGACGGTGGGCATGGGCGTTCCTTTCAATCGGGGTGACGACATGACGAATGCCGCGGGCTTGCGGCAGCGGCGGCTCAGGCCGCCTTGATGTACCCATTCGGGTTGAGGACGAACTTGCGTGCTGCGCCCTGGTCGAAGTCCGCATACCCCTGCGGAGCCTCATCGAGCGAGATCGCGGTCGCGTTCACGGCCTTCGCGATCTGCACCTTGTCGTGCAGGATCGCCATCATGAGCTGACGGTTGTAGCGCATCACGGGACACTGCCCGGTGGTGAACGACAGCGACTTGGCCCAGCCGAGTCCGAGGCGGATCGACAGGGATCCGACCTTCGCGGCGTCGTCGATACCGCCAGGGTCGCCCGTGACATAAAGACCGGGGATGCCGAGGCCACCGCCCGCGGCGGTGATCTCCATCAGCGAGTTGAGCACCGTCGCCGGCGCCTCGTGCGCGGCATCCGATCCGTGTCCTCGTGCCTCGAAGCCGACCGCATCCACGCCGCAGTCGACCTCGGGAACGCCGATGATCTGCTCGATCTGGTCTTTGGGTTCGCCGGTGGACACGTCCACCGTCTCGCAGCCGAACGAGCGCGCCTGCGCGAGCCGCTCTGCGTTCAGATCGCCGATGATGACGACGGCGGCACCGAGCAGCTGCGCACCGACCGCTGCGGCGAGTCCGACCGGGCCCGCACCCGCGATGTACACCGTCGAACCGGGAGCCACGCCGGCGGTGTAGGCGCCGTGGAACCCCGTGGGGAAGATGTCGGACAGCATGGTCAGGTCGAGGATCTTCTCCAGTGCCTGGTCGCGGTCCGGGAACTTCAGAAGATTCCAGTCGGCGTACGGCACGAGGACGAACTCCGCCTGACCGCCGACCCAGCCCCCCATGTCGACGTATCCGTACGCGCTCCCGGGCCGATCCGGATTGACGTTCAGGCAGATGCCGGTCTTGCCCTCTTTGCAGTTGCGGCATCGTCCGCAGGCGATGTTGAACGGCACCGAGACGATGTCGCCCACCTTGATGAACTCGACGTCCGGGCCGACGTCGATCACCTCGCCGGTGATCTCGTGCCCCAGCACCAGCCCCTCGGGCGCGGTGGTGCGCCCGCGGACCATGTGCTGGTCCGACCCGCAGATATTGGTGCTGACCGTGCGAAGGATGGCGCCGTGCGGGACCTTGCGACCGATGTTCGCGGGATTGACCCCTGGGCCGTCCTTCAGCTCGAACTCCGGATACGGCGTATCGATGACCTCGACCACGCCCGGGCCCTTGTAGGCCACAGCTCTGTTCCCCGACATCATTGTCCCTTCGCGAATCGCGCCATCCCCACGCTCCTCCACGGGATCGAAGTTCGCAATAGCACCAGAGGGTGATGAAATCGTTTCACTCACGTTCGAAGGAGAACCGATGTCGACTGTCGATGACCACCTGCGAAACCTGCAGGACCCGCCCATCGAGTTCCGACCGGAGCTGCGCTGGTGGCTCGCGGAAGGACTGCACACCGACGAGACGCTGCGCTTCGAGATCGACGCCGCGCACCGGCTCGGCTTCGGCGGCATGGAGTTCCTCGCGATGGATGAGGCCGCCATCGATCACAGCCGGTACGGCTGGGGATCGGAGGAATGGGTGCACGACTCGGCGATCGTGGTCGAAGAGACGACGGCGCGCGGGATGTCGGTGAGCTTCACATCGGGCACCAACTGGTCGAACGCCAACGTGCCGACCATCGACGCCGACCACCCGGCAGCCGCGAAGGAGCTCAACTTCATCGTCGAGTCCGTGCGCCGAGGCGCCGGCCGCGATGGCGCGCTCCCCCGGATCGACCTCGACGAAGATCGTGCGGTCGGGATGCTGCCCGGCCATCGCATCGCACCGAGACAGCAGCACTTCGTGGCGGCCGTCGCCGCTCCCGTGGTATCCGAAGGGGCGTCCGGCGCGGTGATCGACGTCGACGGGATCGTCGACCTGACGGCATCCGTCGTCGATGACACGCTCGCGTGGGAGCCCGCCGACGACCGCGACTGGCGACTGTTCGTCTTCTGGTGGCACGGCACCGGGCAGACGGCGTCTCCTTCTGCGAGCGTGAACTACACCGTCAGCTACGTCGATCGCGACGGCGCAGACGCCGTCATCGAGTACTGGCGCGACATCGTGCTCACGCCGGCACTGCGCGAGCAGATCGACCGCAATCCGCGGGCGCAGATGTACATGGACTCGCTGGAACTGACGACGTGGGGCGCCGGCGGGATGTTCTGGGGGCACTCCGTCGCGGAGGAGTTCCGCACCCGCAGGGGCTACGAGATCCGCCCCTGGCTGCCGTTCCTCACGCGGCAGATCATGATGATGGCCGCCGCCACGACGTACCTCTACGAGCCGACCGCCGAGCACGCCACGACGGTCGCGAAGGTGCGGCACGACTACGTGCAGACGCTCACCGACCTCTACATCGAGAACATGCTGCGTCCGTTCGCGCAGTTCCTCCACGAGAACGGGATGCTGCTGCGCTCCGAGATCAGCTACGGCCTGCCGTTCGAGCTCACCCGCCCCGGGCCAGAGGTCGACGGCATCGAGACGGAGTCGCTCGAGTTCGGATCGCAGATCGACGCATACCGGCTGCTCGCGGGCCCCGCTCACCTGTTCGGCAAGCAGTACTCGTCGGAGACCGGGGCGACGACGCGAAATCACATGCTCGACCACCGCTTCTACGACCAGATCATCGCGACGCAGCTCGCGGCCGGCGTCACCAAGACCGTGCTGCACGGGTGGGCGAGCACCGCCGGTGCCGAGGACACGACGCAGTGGCCGGGCCACGAGGGGATGTGGTCGATGTTCTCGGAGCGGTTCGACCTGCGTCAGCCCGCGAGCGAGTTCTACCCGCTGTGGAACCGGGCGATCGGCCGGTTCCAGTACCTCCTGCGTCAAGGGCGGCCGCGCATCGATGTCGGGATCCTCCGCACCGACCACTTCGTCGACAACCTCTCGGGGATGGTGTTCCACGACGGGAACGGCGAGCGGGTGCCAGACGAGGACGCCTACGGGCAATGGTGGATGCGCAACCGCGAGAACCACTGGTGGCAGGACCTGGGGATGCAGGATGCCGGCTGGAGCTACGACTTCTTCGACCCGAGCCTCCTCCTCCACGAGGACGTGACCTTCGGCGACGGGGTTGTGCAGCCGGACGGGCCGGGCTATCAGGCTCTGATCGTCTACCAGGAGGCGCTCGATGCGGCAGCCGCAGCCCTGCTGCTGGACTGGGCACAGCAGGGGCTCCGGGTGCTCATCGTCAACGGGGCGCGCGAACTCAAGCTGCTGCTGACGCGCGATTACACGACGCATGACCGCGCCGCCTCGCAGACGCCCGGCCTCGACGGCCGCGACGACGAACTCGAGGCGACGATGCGGCAGCTGCGCGCTCTGCCCGGCGTCGCCGCGATCGACGACCCGGTCAAGACGGTCAGCGCCCTTCGTGGCCTCGGCGTCGTCGGACGGGCCGAGTTCGTGGACGACAACCAGAGTGTGCTGACGTATCTGCGCGAGGACGGGGACCTGCTGCATCTGTACGCGTACAACTTCCTCTACGAGACGGGCGAGCCGACGACGGTCGAGGTGATGCTCCCGGGCGAGGGCTTCGTCCATCGGATCGACGTTTGGAGCGGGGATGCCGCACCGCACCACGGAGTGCGCATCGCCGACGGACGGACGGTGCTGAGCGTGCGGCTCGCACCTGGGGAGACCGCTCTGTTCACGGTCGATCGCTCCACGCCGACGGTGGAATCCGCCCCGGATGATCTCTGGGAGGCCACGAGCATCGACGAGTGGAGCATCAGCGTCGAGAGCTGGGATGCGGGCGAGCCGGTCGTGCTCCGCGAGGATCGCGGCCTCGGGTACGAGACACGGGAGGCGCGCCCGACGACCGCGGTGACCCTCATCCGCTCAGCGAGCACCGCGCTCGCGTCATGGCAGGACCTGCCGGATGTGGGTCCCGAGGTGTCGGGCGTCGGTGAGTACTTTGCGGTGTTCGAGCTCAACGCTCGGCCGGACGGCGGTGCGCGAGTGCTGCTCGACCTGGGATCGACGAACGGCGGACTCGGCTCGGTCGTCGTGAACGGCGGGGAGGCGCGCGGGTTCGACACGTCGCATCCCCTCGTCGACATCACGGATGCGGTCCGTGCCGGGCGGAACGACCTCACCGTTCGCGTCGCGAGTTCGCTCAACAACCGCCTGATCGCGCGCGGCTACTACGAGACGTTCCACGACATCGCCCTCGGATTCCTCGGTCAGGAGGGATACCACGCCACGCGCGTTCGACCACACGGGCTCGTCGGACCAGTCCGCGTGCTGCGCACGGGCTGAGCTCGGGTCAGCGCCGGCGCACTCGCGCGGTGCGTTCGCTGACGAGCGTCACCGGATCAGCCCCGGCGAGCGACCCTGTCACGCGGATGGCGCGGCCGCTACGCGTCCCGCGGGCTCTCGTGCGCTTCGGCGGCTGCACCCGACGCGCGCAGCACCTTCCGCAGCAGCCGTCGCAGATCATCGCGCTCGTCCGGGGTGAGCGCGTCCGTCAGAACGTGCTCGACGCTCGACGGATGAGGAAGCCGGTATAGGCCGAGGGCTCCGCGCTGCTGGGGCCGTGCCGCCTGCGATTCCGGTATGCATCACTGTAATTCTGGCGCGTGGTCGGGGGATGAGTGCCGATCGGGTCGCCGCGTCGCCGGCAAGGACACGCCTATTCCCGCGTG from Microbacterium pumilum carries:
- the fdhA gene encoding formaldehyde dehydrogenase, glutathione-independent, whose product is MSGNRAVAYKGPGVVEVIDTPYPEFELKDGPGVNPANIGRKVPHGAILRTVSTNICGSDQHMVRGRTTAPEGLVLGHEITGEVIDVGPDVEFIKVGDIVSVPFNIACGRCRNCKEGKTGICLNVNPDRPGSAYGYVDMGGWVGGQAEFVLVPYADWNLLKFPDRDQALEKILDLTMLSDIFPTGFHGAYTAGVAPGSTVYIAGAGPVGLAAAVGAQLLGAAVVIIGDLNAERLAQARSFGCETVDVSTGEPKDQIEQIIGVPEVDCGVDAVGFEARGHGSDAAHEAPATVLNSLMEITAAGGGLGIPGLYVTGDPGGIDDAAKVGSLSIRLGLGWAKSLSFTTGQCPVMRYNRQLMMAILHDKVQIAKAVNATAISLDEAPQGYADFDQGAARKFVLNPNGYIKAA
- a CDS encoding glycosyl hydrolase: MSTVDDHLRNLQDPPIEFRPELRWWLAEGLHTDETLRFEIDAAHRLGFGGMEFLAMDEAAIDHSRYGWGSEEWVHDSAIVVEETTARGMSVSFTSGTNWSNANVPTIDADHPAAAKELNFIVESVRRGAGRDGALPRIDLDEDRAVGMLPGHRIAPRQQHFVAAVAAPVVSEGASGAVIDVDGIVDLTASVVDDTLAWEPADDRDWRLFVFWWHGTGQTASPSASVNYTVSYVDRDGADAVIEYWRDIVLTPALREQIDRNPRAQMYMDSLELTTWGAGGMFWGHSVAEEFRTRRGYEIRPWLPFLTRQIMMMAAATTYLYEPTAEHATTVAKVRHDYVQTLTDLYIENMLRPFAQFLHENGMLLRSEISYGLPFELTRPGPEVDGIETESLEFGSQIDAYRLLAGPAHLFGKQYSSETGATTRNHMLDHRFYDQIIATQLAAGVTKTVLHGWASTAGAEDTTQWPGHEGMWSMFSERFDLRQPASEFYPLWNRAIGRFQYLLRQGRPRIDVGILRTDHFVDNLSGMVFHDGNGERVPDEDAYGQWWMRNRENHWWQDLGMQDAGWSYDFFDPSLLLHEDVTFGDGVVQPDGPGYQALIVYQEALDAAAAALLLDWAQQGLRVLIVNGARELKLLLTRDYTTHDRAASQTPGLDGRDDELEATMRQLRALPGVAAIDDPVKTVSALRGLGVVGRAEFVDDNQSVLTYLREDGDLLHLYAYNFLYETGEPTTVEVMLPGEGFVHRIDVWSGDAAPHHGVRIADGRTVLSVRLAPGETALFTVDRSTPTVESAPDDLWEATSIDEWSISVESWDAGEPVVLREDRGLGYETREARPTTAVTLIRSASTALASWQDLPDVGPEVSGVGEYFAVFELNARPDGGARVLLDLGSTNGGLGSVVVNGGEARGFDTSHPLVDITDAVRAGRNDLTVRVASSLNNRLIARGYYETFHDIALGFLGQEGYHATRVRPHGLVGPVRVLRTG
- a CDS encoding class I SAM-dependent methyltransferase, with protein sequence MSTTTTTSPRITATPEDRALKAKHAAMWASGSYRTVVEDVVGSLGGILVDTVDVRPGQRVLDVAAGTGTSAIPAARRGADVVATDLTPELLDVGRAATAAEGLDITWQTADAEALPFADAEFDVVLSSIGVMFAPHHQLAADELVRVTRSGGTIGVLSWTPEGFIGQMFAAMKPYAPAPPPGASPAPLWGRADHVRALFGDEVTDLVARQQALRVERFADGAEFRDFFKANYGPTIAVYRFLADDPEKVAALDADLAALGDRFLADGAMAWEYLLVTGRRS
- a CDS encoding alpha/beta fold hydrolase translates to MGTTEADAVQDIRFARSADGVGIAYAVHGSGPPLLIDACWLSHLQFDWQSPVWRHFLVELGRVATVIRYDERGHGLSDRGVTDHSLQARVADLEAVADDAGFDRFALMAMAQGGPVAIEYAVRHPARLTRLIFYASHAGVPQGASQDQLELDEAFQSLIKVGWARPTSEFRRVFTSMMIPDGTEEQMKWIDDLQVMAVDAETAALARSQRQLTDSSDRLPELDLPTLVVHSRGDRMVDFARARHLASNIAGARLVALDSENHIVLADEPAWPVFLREVTDFLAPDRVSGGVESTAEDVTDVLSPRELDILRLAAEGLDNDAIAGELVLSVRTVERHLQNAYAKLGLQGRTARTAAVARLLSHT
- a CDS encoding heme-binding protein, which codes for MPTVTLEDARRVIAAAEKKADEIGQPMNIAVVDSGGNLVAHVRQDGAWIGSVNISINKAWTSRAFDITTKDLGDNSQPTQQFFGIHTTNGGKVAIFAGGIPLSRDGEVVGAVGVSGGSGEQDHSVAEAGAAAF